The following coding sequences are from one Eucalyptus grandis isolate ANBG69807.140 chromosome 11, ASM1654582v1, whole genome shotgun sequence window:
- the LOC104425224 gene encoding photosystem II reaction center Psb28 protein, with protein sequence MASLQSLSFSSPVSYYHQQQPRTHSGFISSPLHRSASSTFHGQTLHLPHTQRASLKVNGRTSRPVIMMVKPTIQFIQGTDEQTIPDVRLTKSRDGTNGVATFRFEQPSVFDASGDVGDITGFYMIDEEGVLQSVDVNAKFVNGKPAGIEAKYIMRSPREWDRFMRFMERYSNQNGLQFIKK encoded by the exons ATGGCATCTCTCCagtctctttctttctcttccccaGTCTCTTACTACCATCAGCAACAGCCACGCACCCACTCAG GTTTCATATCTTCACCTCTTCATCGGAGTGCAAGCTCCACATTCCATGGCCAGACTTTGCATCTGCCTCACACTCAACGGGCCTCTTTAAAAGTGAATGGGAGGACATCTCGACCTGTTATTATGATGGTAAAACCCACTATTCAGTTCATTCAAGGGACAGACGAGCAGACAATTCCTGATGTTAGGCTGACCAAATCAAGAGACGGTACAAATGGTGTTGCTACATTCAGGTTTGAGCAGCCCTCTGTCTTCGATGCATCTGGTGATGTTGGCGACATCACTGGCTTTTACATGATTGATGAGGAAGGGGTTCTTCAGTCGGTCGATGTAAATGCTAAATTTGTCAATGGGAAACCAGCCGGGATCGAGGCAAAGTACATAATGCGGTCGCCTAGAGAGTGGGATAGATTCATGAGATTCATGGAGCGATATTCCAACCAGAACGGCTTGCAATTTATCAAAAAGTGA